Proteins encoded by one window of Desulfovibrio ferrophilus:
- the modA gene encoding molybdate ABC transporter substrate-binding protein, with translation MIRATILTLTLLLSLPLSARAADLLIAQAANFMPAMQEIIPAFEKATGIKAEATFASTGKLYAQITNGSPHDIFLAADQKRPDKLHVAGLAEKPFVYALGKVVLWSSKPGLCNRPWHEAAMSASASKIAIANTETAPYGTSAMKALQKAGIWDDIQPKLVHGQSIAQAFQYAHTGAADAGFCAYSSVFTEQGRKGCFSVVEEAPRVVQAACLLKNAPHPEAAQKFIKFLSGPEAKAIKTKYGYE, from the coding sequence ATGATACGCGCAACAATCCTTACCCTGACTCTGCTGCTGAGTCTGCCCTTGTCCGCACGGGCTGCAGATCTGCTCATTGCCCAGGCCGCCAACTTCATGCCCGCCATGCAGGAAATCATTCCGGCTTTCGAAAAGGCCACCGGAATCAAGGCAGAAGCGACTTTTGCCTCCACGGGCAAGCTCTACGCCCAGATCACCAATGGTTCGCCACACGACATTTTCCTGGCCGCAGACCAGAAACGTCCAGACAAACTCCATGTCGCAGGTCTGGCGGAAAAGCCCTTTGTCTACGCTCTGGGCAAGGTCGTTTTATGGTCCTCAAAGCCCGGACTCTGCAATCGTCCCTGGCACGAAGCAGCCATGTCTGCCTCGGCGTCCAAAATCGCCATTGCCAACACGGAAACAGCACCCTACGGGACCTCAGCCATGAAAGCGCTGCAAAAGGCTGGAATCTGGGATGACATTCAGCCCAAACTGGTCCACGGTCAGAGCATCGCCCAAGCCTTCCAGTATGCCCACACCGGAGCAGCTGATGCCGGATTCTGCGCCTATTCCTCCGTCTTCACGGAGCAGGGCCGCAAAGGCTGCTTCAGCGTGGTCGAAGAAGCCCCGCGCGTGGTGCAGGCTGCCTGCCTGCTCAAGAACGCCCCTCATCCCGAAGCCGCACAGAAATTCATCAAGTTCCTTTCCGGCCCCGAAGCCAAAGCCATCAAAACAAAATACGGATACGAATAA
- a CDS encoding ATP-binding cassette domain-containing protein, whose amino-acid sequence MTLCVNIRKQLPQFTLKVSLSCLPGQLTAIVGPSGAGKSTLMRIIAGLERPDRGVVTLGDTVFVDTANDIFLPPQKRGLGLVFQDYPLFPHLSVRNNVGFATKDEQRIDELLDIFGVAHLADKRPGAVSGGERQRVAFCQALARNPVLLLLDEPFSALDVDTRRSLRCELRDLKNSLTVPILHVTHDLEEAAYLADQTIPLERGCLSENWLTRVAPGCSNDLSAFMPQP is encoded by the coding sequence ATGACCCTATGTGTCAACATCCGAAAACAACTCCCGCAGTTCACCCTGAAAGTGTCCCTGAGCTGCCTTCCTGGGCAACTGACTGCCATTGTCGGTCCTTCGGGTGCAGGCAAATCCACCCTGATGCGCATCATTGCCGGGTTGGAGAGGCCTGACCGTGGCGTCGTCACTCTGGGAGATACGGTCTTCGTGGACACAGCCAACGACATCTTTCTGCCCCCACAAAAGCGCGGCCTGGGACTGGTCTTCCAGGACTACCCACTCTTTCCGCACCTCAGCGTGCGGAACAACGTCGGCTTTGCCACCAAAGACGAGCAGCGAATCGATGAATTATTGGATATTTTCGGGGTCGCCCATCTGGCGGACAAACGCCCGGGGGCCGTCTCTGGTGGAGAGCGGCAACGAGTGGCCTTCTGTCAGGCACTGGCAAGAAATCCCGTCCTGCTTCTGCTGGACGAGCCTTTCTCGGCTTTGGATGTGGATACGCGCCGCAGCCTGCGATGCGAATTGCGAGACCTGAAAAACTCACTAACCGTGCCCATCCTGCATGTCACCCATGATCTGGAGGAAGCCGCCTATCTGGCCGACCAGACAATCCCCCTTGAACGTGGCTGCCTTTCCGAGAACTGGCTGACACGAGTCGCACCGGGCTGTTCCAACGACCTGAGTGCCTTCATGCCACAGCCCTAA
- the modB gene encoding molybdate ABC transporter permease subunit yields the protein MDLTPLIISAKLALLTTLLLPLVAAPIAYALAFFRFPGKSVADALVSLPMVLPPTVLGFALLVFMGPRAPMGAAWESLFGERLVFSFSAILLASLTYNLPFAVQPMRAAFEKLDRRLLEAAAVLGLSPTAAFFRVVLPNSIPGLCAASVLVFAHSLGEFGVILMVGGSMPGTTKVASIAIFEAVEALRYSDALYLSLALIPISFLALVTINRLNGGRS from the coding sequence ATGGATCTGACGCCCCTGATCATCTCTGCCAAATTGGCCCTGTTGACCACCCTGCTTTTACCGCTGGTGGCCGCCCCCATCGCCTATGCCCTAGCGTTCTTCCGCTTTCCGGGCAAAAGCGTGGCCGATGCCCTGGTCTCACTGCCCATGGTGCTGCCACCAACGGTGTTGGGCTTTGCCCTGCTCGTCTTCATGGGGCCTAGAGCCCCAATGGGAGCCGCCTGGGAGAGTTTGTTCGGGGAACGCCTTGTCTTCAGCTTTTCGGCCATCCTGTTGGCCTCGCTGACCTATAACCTGCCCTTTGCCGTACAACCCATGCGCGCGGCCTTCGAGAAGCTGGATCGACGGCTTCTCGAAGCCGCCGCTGTTCTGGGGCTGTCACCCACTGCGGCATTCTTCCGCGTGGTTCTGCCCAACAGCATTCCCGGCCTGTGCGCCGCCTCCGTGTTGGTCTTTGCTCACTCGCTGGGGGAATTCGGGGTCATCCTGATGGTAGGCGGCAGCATGCCCGGCACCACAAAGGTAGCTTCCATCGCCATTTTCGAGGCCGTGGAGGCACTGCGTTACTCCGACGCCCTGTACCTCTCCCTGGCCCTGATCCCCATCAGCTTCCTGGCACTGGTGACCATTAATCGTCTGAACGGAGGTCGATCATGA
- a CDS encoding P-II family nitrogen regulator, protein MMIMIRAIVRPEKSDDVLAALMDAGFPAVTKYSVAGRGKQRGIKIGEVTYDEIPKTMLMSVVNAVDKDFVIETIMTAARSGKKGNFGDGKIFVTDVEDVYTISSGVQDTAAASEGVPA, encoded by the coding sequence ATGATGATCATGATCAGAGCCATTGTTCGGCCCGAGAAATCAGACGACGTCCTTGCAGCACTCATGGACGCCGGATTCCCGGCCGTGACCAAATACTCCGTGGCGGGACGCGGCAAGCAGCGCGGCATCAAGATCGGTGAAGTCACCTACGACGAGATCCCCAAAACCATGCTCATGAGTGTGGTCAACGCCGTGGACAAGGACTTTGTCATTGAGACCATCATGACCGCAGCCCGTTCGGGCAAGAAAGGCAATTTCGGTGACGGCAAGATCTTCGTCACGGATGTTGAGGATGTCTACACCATCAGTTCCGGTGTGCAGGATACCGCCGCCGCTTCCGAGGGAGTTCCGGCATGA
- a CDS encoding TOBE domain-containing protein encodes MVNDSALMERHKERSQKLAPCEVFTVPDGVRHLEPAQLVALERSFKLWCAAAKRSDRRRSRERMRLLFLMLRYSGARLGEVQALDDRCDLDLESGEAVFGENGARRTVPLPVTLCRELDRFLDGPLGAGLEGTLFQVDPGYVRRIFYARAAEAGCSKTLAAPRGLRASRAVELLRSGVPLTVVRDILGQSSTDLTCVFQAYSQEDAQRIVRRLAPDDAALRTSARNTFLCRVLKVRCDGVMAEVILKTDFGTELCSLITQESAMNLGLEPGAPVAATVKAPLVDLGQAGATTDLDRNRIPAVITGIKRTAVIGEIIGEAADGTSLCALVSGATLDQLDPVIGQLMEFRFKALVVVLNSL; translated from the coding sequence ATGGTTAATGACTCCGCATTGATGGAAAGACACAAGGAACGCTCTCAAAAACTCGCTCCGTGCGAAGTCTTCACGGTGCCCGATGGAGTGCGACATCTTGAACCAGCGCAATTGGTGGCCTTGGAGCGGAGTTTCAAGCTCTGGTGCGCCGCTGCAAAGCGTTCTGATCGCCGTCGTTCGCGTGAACGGATGCGACTTTTGTTTTTGATGCTGCGCTATAGCGGGGCGCGATTGGGTGAGGTGCAGGCTCTGGATGACCGCTGTGATCTTGATTTGGAGAGTGGCGAGGCTGTCTTCGGTGAGAATGGCGCTCGACGAACAGTGCCGCTGCCAGTGACTCTGTGCCGGGAACTGGATCGCTTCCTTGATGGTCCGCTTGGAGCGGGGCTCGAAGGGACTCTGTTTCAGGTGGACCCCGGATATGTTCGACGTATTTTTTATGCTCGCGCAGCAGAGGCGGGGTGTTCCAAGACATTGGCCGCGCCCCGGGGGCTGCGGGCTTCCCGTGCCGTGGAACTGTTGCGGAGCGGGGTTCCACTGACGGTTGTGCGTGATATTCTTGGACAGTCCTCCACGGATCTGACCTGTGTGTTCCAGGCGTATTCCCAGGAGGATGCGCAACGCATTGTGCGTCGGCTCGCCCCGGACGATGCAGCTTTGCGCACCAGCGCGCGCAATACCTTTCTGTGCCGTGTGCTGAAAGTGCGTTGCGACGGAGTCATGGCTGAGGTGATCCTGAAAACTGACTTCGGCACAGAACTGTGTTCGCTGATTACCCAAGAGAGCGCCATGAACCTGGGACTTGAGCCGGGTGCCCCGGTGGCGGCTACAGTTAAGGCACCATTGGTGGATCTGGGGCAGGCAGGAGCCACTACCGATTTGGATCGTAACCGCATTCCGGCAGTGATCACGGGCATCAAACGTACTGCGGTTATCGGCGAGATCATCGGCGAGGCCGCAGACGGAACTTCGCTTTGTGCTCTGGTCTCTGGAGCCACTCTGGATCAGCTCGATCCGGTAATCGGCCAGTTGATGGAGTTTCGCTTCAAGGCGCTGGTGGTGGTGCTGAACAGCTTGTAG
- a CDS encoding pyruvate carboxyltransferase, which translates to MLIDTTLREGAQTYGVTFDNSACRELIKTLATAGIEEIEAGWAGQKELGELLSWARGLVGNTALSVWARLKAVDIDLAAAAGADRLNIGVPVSDAHLGSRLGTTRDKLLLELRELIPLARNRGFGYVSIGLEDASRADMGFLLQVARRAAELGADRVRIADTVGIMDPSAMMELTTTLRNIFPAHIAVHCHDDFGMATANAVSALRAGADFADVSVLGIGERTGVSRLEEVASFMSLRSADKRYDLSAIRKACRMVEELADIAVPRNKPICGRDIFACESGLHVDGLLKAPALYEPFPPEAVGQTSSARRIEFGTKSGRSAVGAALKQLGRAGNPGNLSALTEAVRDAARDLGRPLTKHEVADALGA; encoded by the coding sequence ATGCTCATCGACACCACACTGCGCGAAGGCGCCCAGACCTACGGGGTGACTTTCGACAATTCAGCATGCCGTGAACTGATCAAAACACTTGCCACTGCAGGCATTGAGGAAATCGAAGCAGGGTGGGCAGGCCAGAAAGAACTTGGGGAACTTCTGTCCTGGGCCCGGGGATTGGTGGGCAACACAGCACTGTCAGTCTGGGCACGTCTGAAGGCCGTGGACATCGATCTGGCCGCAGCGGCAGGAGCCGACCGCCTGAACATCGGGGTTCCCGTGTCCGACGCTCATCTGGGGTCCCGATTGGGGACCACCCGCGACAAGCTGCTTCTGGAACTGAGGGAACTCATTCCCCTGGCCCGCAATCGGGGCTTTGGCTACGTCTCCATCGGTCTGGAAGACGCCTCTCGGGCGGATATGGGATTTCTGCTTCAGGTCGCCCGGAGGGCAGCAGAGCTGGGGGCGGATCGCGTCCGCATCGCGGATACCGTGGGGATCATGGATCCGTCAGCGATGATGGAATTGACAACGACACTGCGTAACATTTTCCCCGCCCATATCGCCGTTCATTGTCATGATGATTTTGGCATGGCTACGGCCAATGCAGTCTCGGCTCTCAGGGCTGGGGCCGATTTCGCCGATGTCTCGGTTCTTGGTATCGGTGAACGCACCGGTGTCTCGCGCCTGGAGGAGGTCGCCTCGTTCATGTCACTGCGCAGCGCAGATAAACGTTATGACCTGTCTGCCATTCGCAAAGCGTGTCGCATGGTGGAGGAATTGGCGGATATCGCGGTGCCACGCAACAAGCCCATCTGCGGTCGTGACATCTTTGCCTGCGAATCAGGACTGCATGTGGATGGCCTGCTAAAGGCTCCTGCCCTGTACGAACCCTTTCCCCCTGAAGCTGTGGGGCAGACTTCGTCAGCCAGACGCATTGAATTCGGAACCAAGAGCGGCCGCTCAGCCGTGGGAGCCGCGCTCAAGCAGTTGGGACGGGCGGGTAACCCAGGGAATTTGTCCGCCCTGACCGAGGCGGTACGAGACGCGGCCCGGGATCTGGGCCGTCCATTGACCAAGCATGAAGTCGCAGACGCACTCGGCGCATAG
- a CDS encoding NHLP bacteriocin export ABC transporter permease/ATPase subunit — MAATAPRRRIELDSLDMAWKVTGGDAYIVAEPAAGSGLPRGTETLARIGHDGVVVGVTAGEFCNLVRVNLEATPNARLTPVDPLALARACARDNGHGVARVMELVRQLAISINSEIPAARVSKMLKPGSNFTLPGGFACSALEECWFTFEEGSCRYGGDHEIGKLKPGGVYPLCGNLWIEVQERTRLVVLATARLSEAGRFFPALAGFSQLVMQACCERFSASDIKQFVQLARSVQHRRERFAKTLEQGASIVERDGAVVPTMDLPLSETLRLITSAQGMTLEEPPRLADSREAQLEDILGHNGIFSRTVALQGQWFENDCGPLLGWLDAGNGQSSPVALLPRSSGGYTLTNPEDGLLLPLTEELAQRLDAEGLQLYVPLPTGQLSPLKLMQHSLKGRNRDLITVGVMGILGGLMGFAVPVGTALVVDSVIPSGQLGLLGQIVAGLVMLAIGGAVFELVKGLAMLRVESMAQVSLQSGVFGRLLRLPPGFFNKFSSGDLANRAMAVDGIRQRLSGAVLTTLLSSLFALANIGLLLVYSWQLAVVVTGILLLTGLGAWLGVKSQMRMQLSMQNVIGKLAGFELEMILGINKLRAAGSESNAFARWMLMFSELRKLSYGIGKGMAAMLCFSEILPLFATLCVFSTLMLTGLFAELSLGSFLGFNAAMGQLTMAVGSLASLAFSLMFITPMYQRARPILETPPETHKALESPGELKGRVEVSNVRFRYEGAQSWALCGVSLRAEPGELVAIVGESGSGKSTLLKLLLGFYEPLAGAVLYDGKDLARLDKGRVRRQIGAVIQNGELIQGNVFFNIMGARGGDEDDAWEAARLAAVDEDIRAMPMGMQTFVPHGGGTFSGGQKQRIMIARALAKRPVVVFMDEATSNLDNVSQAKVMENIKRMHATRVVIAHRLSTIQEADRIYVMRGGAVVEEGDYTSLMKAGGLFSCLAARQKI, encoded by the coding sequence ATGGCTGCAACAGCACCCAGAAGACGTATCGAGCTTGATTCCCTGGATATGGCTTGGAAAGTGACGGGCGGGGATGCCTATATCGTTGCAGAACCAGCGGCGGGCAGCGGCCTGCCCCGCGGCACGGAAACCCTTGCTCGAATCGGTCATGACGGGGTTGTGGTCGGAGTGACTGCGGGAGAGTTCTGCAATTTGGTCCGGGTGAATCTGGAAGCGACCCCCAACGCTCGTCTGACGCCGGTGGATCCTTTGGCGCTGGCCAGGGCCTGTGCCCGGGATAATGGTCATGGTGTGGCTCGGGTCATGGAACTGGTGCGTCAACTGGCAATCTCCATCAATAGTGAGATCCCTGCCGCCAGAGTCAGCAAGATGCTCAAACCCGGCAGTAACTTTACGCTTCCCGGTGGGTTTGCCTGTTCGGCGCTGGAAGAGTGCTGGTTTACCTTTGAGGAGGGGAGTTGCCGATATGGTGGGGATCATGAGATCGGCAAGCTCAAGCCCGGCGGAGTTTATCCCCTGTGTGGGAACCTTTGGATTGAGGTGCAGGAGCGGACGCGACTGGTGGTACTGGCTACGGCGCGGCTGTCAGAAGCGGGACGGTTTTTTCCGGCCTTGGCGGGGTTCTCTCAGCTAGTCATGCAGGCCTGTTGCGAGCGTTTTTCGGCTTCGGACATCAAGCAGTTCGTGCAGTTGGCCCGCAGCGTTCAGCATCGTCGCGAGCGCTTTGCCAAGACTCTGGAACAGGGTGCGTCCATTGTGGAGAGGGATGGAGCCGTGGTGCCAACCATGGATCTGCCCTTGTCCGAGACCCTGCGTCTGATCACTTCGGCTCAGGGCATGACGCTGGAGGAACCGCCGAGGCTGGCCGACAGCCGTGAGGCACAACTTGAAGATATTCTGGGTCATAACGGCATTTTTTCGCGCACGGTTGCTCTGCAAGGGCAGTGGTTTGAAAACGATTGCGGTCCATTGCTGGGTTGGCTGGATGCCGGGAATGGGCAGTCCTCTCCCGTGGCTTTACTGCCGCGTAGCTCAGGGGGCTATACCCTGACGAATCCCGAAGATGGTCTGCTGCTGCCGCTGACGGAGGAACTTGCCCAGCGCCTGGATGCCGAAGGCTTACAGCTTTATGTGCCTTTGCCCACAGGACAACTATCGCCGCTGAAGCTCATGCAGCACAGCCTCAAAGGACGCAACCGCGATTTGATCACTGTGGGAGTGATGGGAATCCTTGGCGGCTTGATGGGATTTGCCGTGCCCGTGGGCACTGCCTTGGTCGTGGACAGTGTGATTCCCAGCGGTCAGTTGGGACTGCTCGGGCAGATTGTCGCCGGGTTGGTCATGTTGGCCATTGGCGGAGCTGTGTTCGAGTTGGTCAAGGGACTGGCCATGCTGCGTGTCGAGAGCATGGCACAGGTCTCGCTGCAATCCGGCGTGTTCGGTCGCCTGCTTCGCCTGCCTCCCGGGTTCTTCAACAAATTCAGTTCCGGTGACCTGGCCAACCGGGCCATGGCGGTGGACGGCATTCGCCAGCGTCTGTCCGGGGCGGTGCTGACCACGCTGCTGTCATCCCTTTTTGCACTGGCCAACATTGGCCTGTTGCTTGTGTATTCCTGGCAACTGGCCGTTGTGGTGACGGGAATTTTGCTGCTTACCGGGCTTGGGGCTTGGCTGGGGGTGAAATCCCAGATGCGTATGCAACTCAGCATGCAGAATGTCATCGGCAAATTGGCTGGATTTGAATTGGAAATGATCCTGGGCATCAACAAACTGCGGGCAGCCGGGAGTGAATCCAATGCCTTTGCGCGCTGGATGCTGATGTTTTCCGAATTGCGCAAGCTGTCCTATGGCATTGGCAAGGGCATGGCTGCCATGCTCTGCTTCAGTGAAATTCTGCCTCTGTTCGCCACATTGTGCGTCTTTTCGACGTTGATGCTGACGGGCTTGTTCGCTGAGCTGTCCCTGGGCAGTTTCCTGGGGTTCAACGCCGCCATGGGGCAATTGACCATGGCCGTGGGATCATTGGCTTCGCTCGCCTTTTCCCTGATGTTCATTACGCCCATGTACCAGCGGGCGAGGCCCATTCTGGAGACGCCCCCCGAGACCCACAAGGCTCTGGAGTCTCCCGGAGAACTCAAGGGTCGGGTGGAGGTCTCCAACGTCAGATTCCGCTACGAGGGGGCCCAAAGCTGGGCCTTGTGTGGTGTGAGTCTGCGGGCCGAACCCGGTGAACTGGTGGCGATTGTGGGTGAATCCGGTTCTGGAAAGAGCACGCTGCTCAAGTTGCTGCTCGGTTTCTACGAGCCTTTGGCCGGTGCGGTGCTGTATGACGGCAAAGACCTTGCGCGTCTGGACAAGGGGCGTGTTCGTCGTCAGATCGGCGCAGTGATTCAGAACGGTGAGCTGATTCAGGGCAATGTCTTTTTCAATATCATGGGCGCTCGTGGCGGTGACGAGGATGATGCCTGGGAGGCTGCGCGTCTGGCTGCTGTGGATGAAGATATTCGGGCCATGCCCATGGGCATGCAGACCTTTGTCCCTCATGGTGGAGGAACATTCTCCGGCGGTCAGAAGCAGCGCATCATGATTGCTCGGGCCTTGGCAAAGCGCCCGGTGGTCGTCTTCATGGACGAGGCCACAAGCAATCTGGACAATGTGAGCCAAGCCAAGGTCATGGAGAACATCAAGCGCATGCACGCCACACGAGTGGTGATTGCCCATCGCCTGAGCACCATTCAGGAAGCCGATCGTATCTATGTCATGCGAGGCGGGGCCGTGGTGGAAGAGGGCGACTACACGTCATTGATGAAAGCCGGGGGATTGTTCTCCTGTCTGGCCGCAAGGCAGAAGATTTAG
- the nifH gene encoding nitrogenase iron protein, which produces MRKIAIYGKGGIGKSTTTQNTVAGLAAMGKKVMIVGCDPKADSTRLMLGGLAQKSVLDTLREEGEDVELEDIRKGGFGGTWCVESGGPEPGVGCAGRGIITSINMLESLGAYEESENLDYAFYDVLGDVVCGGFAMPIRDGKAEEIYIVCSGEMMAMYAANNICKGIMKYAQSGSVRLGGLICNSRNVDNEKEMIQELAKKLGTQMIYFVPRDNDVQRAEINRQTVIEWNPEAGQADHYRNLATAIDQNEMFVVPTPLEIEELEQLLLDYGLLAA; this is translated from the coding sequence ATGCGTAAGATCGCAATTTATGGAAAGGGCGGCATCGGCAAGTCCACTACCACTCAGAACACCGTCGCAGGTCTGGCCGCGATGGGTAAGAAAGTCATGATTGTGGGCTGTGACCCCAAGGCAGACTCGACCCGCCTGATGCTGGGTGGTCTGGCTCAGAAGTCCGTGCTCGATACCCTTCGCGAGGAAGGCGAGGATGTGGAACTCGAAGATATCCGCAAGGGTGGCTTCGGCGGCACCTGGTGTGTTGAGTCTGGCGGTCCTGAGCCGGGCGTCGGTTGCGCCGGTCGTGGCATCATCACTTCCATCAACATGCTCGAGTCCCTGGGCGCATACGAAGAGAGTGAGAATCTCGACTATGCCTTCTACGACGTCCTTGGTGATGTTGTCTGCGGTGGATTCGCCATGCCTATTCGTGATGGCAAGGCCGAAGAGATCTACATTGTCTGCTCCGGTGAGATGATGGCCATGTATGCGGCCAACAACATCTGTAAGGGCATCATGAAGTACGCCCAATCCGGTTCCGTGCGCTTGGGCGGCCTGATCTGCAACTCCCGTAACGTGGATAACGAAAAGGAGATGATTCAGGAGCTGGCCAAGAAGCTGGGGACCCAGATGATCTACTTCGTGCCTCGCGACAACGACGTGCAGCGCGCCGAGATCAATCGTCAGACCGTGATCGAATGGAACCCAGAGGCGGGTCAGGCCGATCACTACCGCAACCTGGCCACTGCCATTGATCAGAACGAGATGTTCGTTGTTCCCACCCCCCTGGAAATTGAGGAACTGGAGCAGCTGCTCTTGGACTACGGCCTGCTGGCTGCCTAA
- a CDS encoding P-II family nitrogen regulator, with translation MKEIIAVVRMNMMNRTKQALTDAGVDAFFANEAQGRGKGLVDSKVLEGAGAGYEEAVELLGERGKLYSKRIVTAVVPTEDVDDVVKAIVAANKTGKPGDGKIFVVPVGDAVRVRTGETGAASIV, from the coding sequence ATGAAGGAAATAATCGCAGTCGTGCGCATGAACATGATGAACCGCACCAAGCAGGCCCTGACCGATGCCGGGGTGGACGCGTTCTTTGCCAACGAGGCCCAGGGCCGAGGCAAGGGGCTGGTCGACAGCAAGGTCCTCGAGGGTGCTGGTGCGGGCTATGAAGAGGCGGTGGAACTGCTGGGCGAGCGTGGAAAATTGTATTCCAAGCGCATCGTCACCGCAGTGGTCCCCACGGAAGACGTGGATGACGTGGTCAAGGCCATTGTCGCGGCCAACAAGACCGGCAAGCCCGGCGATGGAAAGATCTTCGTCGTGCCGGTCGGAGATGCCGTCCGCGTCCGCACCGGGGAGACCGGCGCCGCCTCAATCGTTTAA